Proteins encoded within one genomic window of Roseateles sp. XES5:
- a CDS encoding thermonuclease family protein: MAIAMLVAFAAVAQDKTISFPSNVSFETGDTWAYKGRKYRVFGVQSCLRGTTFRSSDGDEVDCGMRSIASIAALFSTGSIGCQPVGNAKDGATFVVCAAEIDEMTVDVGTALISSGGAFAAVFPSGAPVSASYAIAEKAAKDSRAGLWAGRFVHPVSLLLGEQ; encoded by the coding sequence ATGGCCATCGCCATGCTGGTCGCGTTCGCAGCCGTTGCGCAGGACAAGACCATCTCATTTCCGTCTAACGTAAGCTTTGAGACGGGCGATACCTGGGCTTACAAAGGCCGGAAATACAGGGTTTTCGGGGTTCAGTCATGTCTGCGCGGCACGACTTTTCGTTCCTCTGATGGTGACGAGGTCGACTGCGGGATGCGTTCGATCGCATCGATAGCAGCGCTGTTCTCGACGGGTTCGATCGGTTGTCAGCCTGTCGGCAACGCCAAGGATGGCGCCACGTTCGTCGTCTGCGCAGCCGAGATCGATGAGATGACGGTCGATGTCGGAACGGCGCTCATATCGTCGGGCGGGGCATTTGCGGCCGTGTTCCCTTCTGGCGCGCCGGTATCGGCATCCTACGCGATCGCGGAGAAAGCCGCCAAAGACAGCCGCGCCGGCCTATGGGCGGGGCGCTTCGTTCATCCCGTCTCCCTGCTTCTGGGCGAGCAATGA